The Gallus gallus isolate bGalGal1 chromosome 3, bGalGal1.mat.broiler.GRCg7b, whole genome shotgun sequence genome window below encodes:
- the CMPK2 gene encoding UMP-CMP kinase 2, mitochondrial, with product MVETRVSFVSRRHRDGPPPSAPAPVWQWQRQRQRAAMLPGCTSGPPGPLCRALPAAAPAVRRRLRECAARIPEAGSVLDILEKCPEGQRKGEFPVVVFEGLDATGKTTVTQSVKDALGAVLLRSPPACISQWRTIFDEEPTPIRRAFYAAGNYILASEIAKASTQAPVIVDRYWHSTAAYTVATETDGNIQNLPPDHDAVYKWPEDLLKPDLVLLLTVSPEERARRLEARGLERTKEEAELEANSLFRQRIEESYRRMVNPACQEVDASPSKEEVFKTVLQLIKKHCAL from the exons atggtggAG ACACGAGTTAGTTTCGTTTCTCGCCGGCACCGCGACGGCCCGCCCCCTTCCGCGCCCGCTCCGGTGTGGCAGTggcagcggcagcggcagcgGGCGGCGATGCTGCCAGGCTGCACCTCGGGGCCGCCGGGCCCCCTCTGTCGCGCTctgcccgccgccgccccaGCCGTCCGCCGCCGCCTGCGGGAG TGCGCGGCGCGGATTCCGGAGGCTGGATCGGTGCTGGACATCCTGGAGAAGTGCCCCGAGGGTCAGCGGAAGGGAGAGTTTCCCGTCGTGGTGTTTGAGGGGCTGGATGCCACAG GCAAAACCACAGTAACACAGTCAGTTAAAGATGCCCTGGGCGCCGTTCTGTTAAGGTCTCCGCCAGCTTGCATCAGCCAGTGGAGGACAATATTTGATGAAGAGCCAACACCCATTAGAAGGGCCTTTTATGCTGCGGGCAACTACATCCTTGCTTCAGAAATAGCGAAAGCATCCACTCAGGCACCTGTGATTGTAGACAG GTATTGGCATAGCACAGCTGCTTATACAGTAGCCACTGAAACAGATGGGAACATCCAGAATCTTCCACCAGATCACGATGCCGTGTATAAGTGGCCTGAAGACCTGCTCAAACCCGATCTTGTTCTTCTCCTAACTGTCAGCCCTGAGGAGCGAGCCCGGAGGCTTGAGGCTCGAGGGCTGGAGAGAACAAAGGAAGAGGCTGAACTGGAAGCTAACAGCTTGTTTCGACAAAG aattgaAGAGTCGTACAGAAGGATGGTGAATCCTGCGTGCCAAGAGGTTGATGCCAGTCCCTCCAAGGAAGAGGTTTTCAAGACAGTGCTGCAACTAATTAAAAAACACTGTGCCTTGTGA
- the RSAD2 gene encoding radical S-adenosyl methionine domain-containing protein 2 yields MLLGVLDHLPLALARAVLAALRGRLSALCWGLTPLVLPLLSWRRRSGPDTPAAPRENKDETVPTPTSVNYHFTRQCNYKCGFCFHTAKTSFVLPLEEAKRGLAMLKEAGMEKINFSGGEPFLQDRGEFVGQLVQFCKEELKLPSVSIVSNGSLIRERWFKKYGEYLDILAISCDSFNEEVNVLIGRGQGRKNHVENLHKLRQWCRDYAVAFKINSVINRFNVEEDMNEQIKALNPVRWKVFQCLIIEGENSGEDALREADKFVISDEDFEQFLERHKDISCLVPESNQKMRDSYLILDEYMRFLNCRNGRKEPSKSILDVGVEAAVKFSGFDEKMFLKRGGKYVWSKADMILDW; encoded by the exons ATGCTGCTGGGCGTTCTGGATCACCTGCCGCTGGCCCTGGCGCGGGCGGTGCTGGCAGCGCTGCGCGGGCGGCTGAGCgcgctgtgctgggggctgacGCCCCTCgttctgcctctgctctcctggAGGCGGCGGTCGGGCCCCGACACCCCCGCGGCACCCCGGGAGAACAAGGACGAGACAGTTCCGACTCCCACCAGCGTCAATTATCACTTCACCAGGCAGTGCAACTACAAGTGTGGTTTCTGCTTCCACACGGCCAAGACCTCCTTCGTGCTGCCCCTGGAGGAAGCCAAGCGGGGGCTGGCAATGCTTAAGGAGGCGG gaatggagaaaataaatttctcagGAGGAGAACCATTTCTTCAGGACAGAGGCGAATTTGTAGGCCAGCTGGTCCAGTTCTGCAAAGAGGAGCTGAAACTGCCAAGCGTCAGCATTGTGAGCAATGGCAGCCTGATCAGGGAACGGTGGTTCAAGAAGTATG GTGAATATTTAGACATTCTGGCAATTTCATGTGATAGTTTTAATGAGGAAGTCAACGTTTTAATTGGTCGTGGTCAAGGAAGGAAGAACCATGTGGAAAATCTGCATAAACTGAGGCAGTGGTGCCGAGATTATGCTGttgctttcaaaataaactcCGTGATCAACAGATTTAATGTTGAGGAAGATATGAATGAGCAGATCAAGGCACTCAATCCTGTGCGCTGGAAG gtgtTCCAGTGCCTAATCATTGAAGGAGAGAACAGTGGGGAAGATGCTCTGAGAGAAGCAGATAAATTTGTTATCAGCGATGAAGACTTTGAGCAATTCCTGGAACGCCACAAAGATATCTCCTGTTTGGTACCTGAATCTAATCAGAAG ATGAGAGATTCATACCTCATTTTGGATGAATAT ATGCGTTTTCTAAACTGTAGAAACGGACGGAAAGAGCCTTCCAAGTCTATCCTGGATGTTGGTGTAGAAGCGGCAGTAAAATTCAGTGGATTTGATGAGAAGATGTTCCTAAAACGAGGAGGAAAGTATGTGTGGAGTAAAGCAGACATGATTCTGGACTGGTAA